A genomic region of Dunckerocampus dactyliophorus isolate RoL2022-P2 chromosome 10, RoL_Ddac_1.1, whole genome shotgun sequence contains the following coding sequences:
- the si:zfos-943e10.1 gene encoding GRAM domain-containing protein 2B isoform X1 — translation MLENKRERLKTFLKKIDEKAIVRIKHFMKESSYPVESGGGGVPAKLKRSRSTLSKDGVMKVEARKTLSLEAAQLEILEQHKTLTRPLSRSQTFDVDCRSFERTEGSGTQSSFIKHNATFHKLFPGIPESEDLIHAYICALQKEVPYHGRLYITDSHACFHSSVLLKDTKVVIPVSCIHIVKKQNTALLVPNALSVRTTEGEKFLFVSLRNREACYQLLRSVCPQLEDRSTNSSPVVSSGEHSFNKSKLVNSSQSSLDGSFDQLDGSDSPSLQDKPLDSTHKEAVPNGKGSTFSSLNEQQNDCSSSEEDLSLSVSAGSWVWNVTEKAKSVLVQREASTLNTLLFIYLILVSLLLLSSGYIGWRIVALEEQLTSLGALPEFTLQSGYRQDT, via the exons CAGCTACCCAGTAGAGAGCGGTGGTGGTGGAGTGCCAGCCAAGTTGAAGAGAAGCAGGAGCACCTTGAGCAAAGATGGTGTCATGAAGGTGGAGGCCAGGAAAACGTTGAGCTTGGAGGCTGCACAGCTGGAGATCCTGGAGCAGCATAAGACCCTCACCAGACCGTTATCAAG gtCGCAGACGTTTGACGTTGACTGCAGAAGCTTTGAAAGGACTGAAGGCAGCGGCACACAAAGT AGTTTCATAAAGCACAATGCAACATTCCACAAGTTGTTTCCAGGCATTCCAGAAAGTGAAGACTTGATACATG CATACATCTGTGCCCTGCAGAAGGAAGTGCCCTACCATGGTCGACTGTACATCACTGACAGCCATGCCTGTTTCCACTCCTCGGTTCTGCTCAAAGACACTAAG GTGGTCATCCCTGTTTCCTGCATCCACATTGTCAAGAAGCAGAACACTGCTTTACTAGTACCAAATGCCTTGTCAGTCCGAACCACGGAGGGAGAAAAG TTCCTGTTTGTCTCGCTGCGGAACCGAGAAGCGTGTTATCAGCTGCTGCGCTCTGTGTGTCCTCAACTTGAG GATCGCAGCACAAACAGCAGCCCGGTCGTCTCCTCTGGAGAGCACAGCTTCAACAAGAGCAAACTTGTG AACTCTAGCCAGTCCAGTCTGGATGGCAGCTTTGACCAGTTAGATGGCTCCGACTCGCCGTCATTACAGGACAAACCCCTGGACAGCACGCACAAAG AGGCAGTGCCTAATGGAAAAGGATCCACTTTCAGCAGCCTGAACGAGCAGCAGAATGATTGCTCGTCTTCAGAGGAGGATCTGTCCTTATCAG TTTCAGCTGGCTCGTGGGTTTGGAATGTGACAGAGAAGGCCAAGTCCGTGCTGGTTCAGAGAGAAGCCAGCACCCTCAACACCCTTCTCTTCATCTACTTGATACT GGTTAGTCTGCTGCTACTGTCCTCGGGCTACATCGGGTGGCGTATTGTGGCCCTGGAGGAACAGCTGACATCACTTGGTGCACTGCCTGAGTTCACCCTGCAGAGCGG GTACCGCCAAGACACATAA
- the si:zfos-943e10.1 gene encoding GRAM domain-containing protein 2B isoform X3 has product MPTVSRYMSFRSSKRFKFSSSYPVESGGGGVPAKLKRSRSTLSKDGVMKVEARKTLSLEAAQLEILEQHKTLTRPLSRSQTFDVDCRSFERTEGSGTQSSFIKHNATFHKLFPGIPESEDLIHAYICALQKEVPYHGRLYITDSHACFHSSVLLKDTKVVIPVSCIHIVKKQNTALLVPNALSVRTTEGEKFLFVSLRNREACYQLLRSVCPQLEDRSTNSSPVVSSGEHSFNKSKLVNSSQSSLDGSFDQLDGSDSPSLQDKPLDSTHKEAVPNGKGSTFSSLNEQQNDCSSSEEDLSLSVSAGSWVWNVTEKAKSVLVQREASTLNTLLFIYLILVSLLLLSSGYIGWRIVALEEQLTSLGALPEFTLQSGYRQDT; this is encoded by the exons CAGCTACCCAGTAGAGAGCGGTGGTGGTGGAGTGCCAGCCAAGTTGAAGAGAAGCAGGAGCACCTTGAGCAAAGATGGTGTCATGAAGGTGGAGGCCAGGAAAACGTTGAGCTTGGAGGCTGCACAGCTGGAGATCCTGGAGCAGCATAAGACCCTCACCAGACCGTTATCAAG gtCGCAGACGTTTGACGTTGACTGCAGAAGCTTTGAAAGGACTGAAGGCAGCGGCACACAAAGT AGTTTCATAAAGCACAATGCAACATTCCACAAGTTGTTTCCAGGCATTCCAGAAAGTGAAGACTTGATACATG CATACATCTGTGCCCTGCAGAAGGAAGTGCCCTACCATGGTCGACTGTACATCACTGACAGCCATGCCTGTTTCCACTCCTCGGTTCTGCTCAAAGACACTAAG GTGGTCATCCCTGTTTCCTGCATCCACATTGTCAAGAAGCAGAACACTGCTTTACTAGTACCAAATGCCTTGTCAGTCCGAACCACGGAGGGAGAAAAG TTCCTGTTTGTCTCGCTGCGGAACCGAGAAGCGTGTTATCAGCTGCTGCGCTCTGTGTGTCCTCAACTTGAG GATCGCAGCACAAACAGCAGCCCGGTCGTCTCCTCTGGAGAGCACAGCTTCAACAAGAGCAAACTTGTG AACTCTAGCCAGTCCAGTCTGGATGGCAGCTTTGACCAGTTAGATGGCTCCGACTCGCCGTCATTACAGGACAAACCCCTGGACAGCACGCACAAAG AGGCAGTGCCTAATGGAAAAGGATCCACTTTCAGCAGCCTGAACGAGCAGCAGAATGATTGCTCGTCTTCAGAGGAGGATCTGTCCTTATCAG TTTCAGCTGGCTCGTGGGTTTGGAATGTGACAGAGAAGGCCAAGTCCGTGCTGGTTCAGAGAGAAGCCAGCACCCTCAACACCCTTCTCTTCATCTACTTGATACT GGTTAGTCTGCTGCTACTGTCCTCGGGCTACATCGGGTGGCGTATTGTGGCCCTGGAGGAACAGCTGACATCACTTGGTGCACTGCCTGAGTTCACCCTGCAGAGCGG GTACCGCCAAGACACATAA
- the si:zfos-943e10.1 gene encoding GRAM domain-containing protein 2B isoform X2 produces the protein MLENKRERLKTFLKKIDEKAIVRIKHFMKESYPVESGGGGVPAKLKRSRSTLSKDGVMKVEARKTLSLEAAQLEILEQHKTLTRPLSRSQTFDVDCRSFERTEGSGTQSSFIKHNATFHKLFPGIPESEDLIHAYICALQKEVPYHGRLYITDSHACFHSSVLLKDTKVVIPVSCIHIVKKQNTALLVPNALSVRTTEGEKFLFVSLRNREACYQLLRSVCPQLEDRSTNSSPVVSSGEHSFNKSKLVNSSQSSLDGSFDQLDGSDSPSLQDKPLDSTHKEAVPNGKGSTFSSLNEQQNDCSSSEEDLSLSVSAGSWVWNVTEKAKSVLVQREASTLNTLLFIYLILVSLLLLSSGYIGWRIVALEEQLTSLGALPEFTLQSGYRQDT, from the exons CTACCCAGTAGAGAGCGGTGGTGGTGGAGTGCCAGCCAAGTTGAAGAGAAGCAGGAGCACCTTGAGCAAAGATGGTGTCATGAAGGTGGAGGCCAGGAAAACGTTGAGCTTGGAGGCTGCACAGCTGGAGATCCTGGAGCAGCATAAGACCCTCACCAGACCGTTATCAAG gtCGCAGACGTTTGACGTTGACTGCAGAAGCTTTGAAAGGACTGAAGGCAGCGGCACACAAAGT AGTTTCATAAAGCACAATGCAACATTCCACAAGTTGTTTCCAGGCATTCCAGAAAGTGAAGACTTGATACATG CATACATCTGTGCCCTGCAGAAGGAAGTGCCCTACCATGGTCGACTGTACATCACTGACAGCCATGCCTGTTTCCACTCCTCGGTTCTGCTCAAAGACACTAAG GTGGTCATCCCTGTTTCCTGCATCCACATTGTCAAGAAGCAGAACACTGCTTTACTAGTACCAAATGCCTTGTCAGTCCGAACCACGGAGGGAGAAAAG TTCCTGTTTGTCTCGCTGCGGAACCGAGAAGCGTGTTATCAGCTGCTGCGCTCTGTGTGTCCTCAACTTGAG GATCGCAGCACAAACAGCAGCCCGGTCGTCTCCTCTGGAGAGCACAGCTTCAACAAGAGCAAACTTGTG AACTCTAGCCAGTCCAGTCTGGATGGCAGCTTTGACCAGTTAGATGGCTCCGACTCGCCGTCATTACAGGACAAACCCCTGGACAGCACGCACAAAG AGGCAGTGCCTAATGGAAAAGGATCCACTTTCAGCAGCCTGAACGAGCAGCAGAATGATTGCTCGTCTTCAGAGGAGGATCTGTCCTTATCAG TTTCAGCTGGCTCGTGGGTTTGGAATGTGACAGAGAAGGCCAAGTCCGTGCTGGTTCAGAGAGAAGCCAGCACCCTCAACACCCTTCTCTTCATCTACTTGATACT GGTTAGTCTGCTGCTACTGTCCTCGGGCTACATCGGGTGGCGTATTGTGGCCCTGGAGGAACAGCTGACATCACTTGGTGCACTGCCTGAGTTCACCCTGCAGAGCGG GTACCGCCAAGACACATAA
- the si:zfos-943e10.1 gene encoding GRAM domain-containing protein 2B isoform X4 translates to MPTVSRYMSFRSSKRFKFSSYPVESGGGGVPAKLKRSRSTLSKDGVMKVEARKTLSLEAAQLEILEQHKTLTRPLSRSQTFDVDCRSFERTEGSGTQSSFIKHNATFHKLFPGIPESEDLIHAYICALQKEVPYHGRLYITDSHACFHSSVLLKDTKVVIPVSCIHIVKKQNTALLVPNALSVRTTEGEKFLFVSLRNREACYQLLRSVCPQLEDRSTNSSPVVSSGEHSFNKSKLVNSSQSSLDGSFDQLDGSDSPSLQDKPLDSTHKEAVPNGKGSTFSSLNEQQNDCSSSEEDLSLSVSAGSWVWNVTEKAKSVLVQREASTLNTLLFIYLILVSLLLLSSGYIGWRIVALEEQLTSLGALPEFTLQSGYRQDT, encoded by the exons CTACCCAGTAGAGAGCGGTGGTGGTGGAGTGCCAGCCAAGTTGAAGAGAAGCAGGAGCACCTTGAGCAAAGATGGTGTCATGAAGGTGGAGGCCAGGAAAACGTTGAGCTTGGAGGCTGCACAGCTGGAGATCCTGGAGCAGCATAAGACCCTCACCAGACCGTTATCAAG gtCGCAGACGTTTGACGTTGACTGCAGAAGCTTTGAAAGGACTGAAGGCAGCGGCACACAAAGT AGTTTCATAAAGCACAATGCAACATTCCACAAGTTGTTTCCAGGCATTCCAGAAAGTGAAGACTTGATACATG CATACATCTGTGCCCTGCAGAAGGAAGTGCCCTACCATGGTCGACTGTACATCACTGACAGCCATGCCTGTTTCCACTCCTCGGTTCTGCTCAAAGACACTAAG GTGGTCATCCCTGTTTCCTGCATCCACATTGTCAAGAAGCAGAACACTGCTTTACTAGTACCAAATGCCTTGTCAGTCCGAACCACGGAGGGAGAAAAG TTCCTGTTTGTCTCGCTGCGGAACCGAGAAGCGTGTTATCAGCTGCTGCGCTCTGTGTGTCCTCAACTTGAG GATCGCAGCACAAACAGCAGCCCGGTCGTCTCCTCTGGAGAGCACAGCTTCAACAAGAGCAAACTTGTG AACTCTAGCCAGTCCAGTCTGGATGGCAGCTTTGACCAGTTAGATGGCTCCGACTCGCCGTCATTACAGGACAAACCCCTGGACAGCACGCACAAAG AGGCAGTGCCTAATGGAAAAGGATCCACTTTCAGCAGCCTGAACGAGCAGCAGAATGATTGCTCGTCTTCAGAGGAGGATCTGTCCTTATCAG TTTCAGCTGGCTCGTGGGTTTGGAATGTGACAGAGAAGGCCAAGTCCGTGCTGGTTCAGAGAGAAGCCAGCACCCTCAACACCCTTCTCTTCATCTACTTGATACT GGTTAGTCTGCTGCTACTGTCCTCGGGCTACATCGGGTGGCGTATTGTGGCCCTGGAGGAACAGCTGACATCACTTGGTGCACTGCCTGAGTTCACCCTGCAGAGCGG GTACCGCCAAGACACATAA